The proteins below are encoded in one region of Triticum aestivum cultivar Chinese Spring chromosome 1B, IWGSC CS RefSeq v2.1, whole genome shotgun sequence:
- the LOC123128445 gene encoding transcription factor MYBS2: MEEEGAKKAVLFRLFGVEVRGAEEEDDAEPMELKKSTSMPNLACASTDPILLPGEASNDKGYASDDGELASTPQLKRRRRKAQERKKGIPWTEEEHRKFLEGLKQLGKGDWRGISKNFVTTRTATQVASHAQKYFLRQTNPGKKKRRASLFDVGIPAGHSYDDQLPSPQSVGTKLAPAEKILHTDRGDVPLPSYPGDIRGNNNNNHNNMQMQADELTDHVKKRSKFHSGTSLAAMAASGLELAMSSSASSILELSIAPPRCYGAVDAIKVL; the protein is encoded by the exons ATGGAGGAGGAGGGCGCGAAGAAGGCGGTGCTCTTCAGGCTGTTCGGCGTCGAGGTCCGCggcgccgaggaggaggatgacgcGGAGCCCATGGAGCTCAAGAAGAGCACCAGCATGCCCAACCTCGCCTGCGCCTCCACCGACCCGATTCTCCTGCCCGGCGAGGCCAGCAACGACAAGGGCTACGCCTCCGACGACGGCGAGCTGGCGTCCACTCCGCAGCTcaagcgccgccgccgcaaggcccaGGAGCGGAAGAAAG GGATTCCGTGGACCGAGGAGGAGCACAGGAAGTTCCTGGAGGGTCTGAAGCAGCTGGGCAAGGGGGACTGGAGAGGCATCTCCAAGAACTTCGTCACCACCAGGACGGCCACGCAGGTGGCAAGCCACGCCCAGAAGTACTTCCTCCGGCAGACCAACCCCGGCAAGAAGAAGCGCCGGGCCAGCCTCTTCGACGTCGGCATCCCCGCTGGTCACAGCTACGACGATCAG CTGCCAAGTCCTCAGAGTGTTGGAACCAAGCTTGCTCCTGCTGAGAAGATACTCCACACCGACCGCGGCGACGTGCCG CTACCAAGTTATCCAGGAGACATCaggggcaacaacaacaacaaccacaacaacatgCAGATGCAG GCTGATGAGCTAACTGACCATGTGAAGAAGAGATCAAAGTTCCACAGCGGGACGTCGCTGGCCGCCATGGCTGCCTCCGGGCTGGAGCTGGCGATGTCTTCGTCTGCCAGCAGCATCCTGGAGCTCAGCATCGCGCCCCCTCGCTGCTACGGCGCGGTCGATGCCATCAAGGTGCTGTGA